The Amycolatopsis japonica nucleotide sequence TCTTCTCGATGGTCACGGCGCCCGCGCCGGAGATCGAGGCGACGTTGAACGAGAACGCCTGCGGCGAACCGATGTGCGGTTTCCCGATCCGGCTGAAGAGGATGCGGAGCATCGCGTACGCGTCGGTGGCGGTGCCGACCGTGGAGCGCGGGTCGGAGCCCATCCGCTGCTGGTCGACGATGATCGCGGTGGTCAGGCCGTCGAGCACGTCGACCTCGGGCCGGGCCAGCGTCGGCATGAAGCCTTGCACGAAGGTGCTGTAGGTCTCGTTGATCAGCCGCTGCGACTCGGCCGCGATCGTGTCGAAGACCAGGGAGCTCTTGCCCGATCCGGAGACGCCGGTGAACACCGTCAGCCGTCGCTTCGGCAGCTCGACGGCGACGTTCTTGAGGTTGTTCTCGTTCGCCCCCACGACGCGGATCAGGTCGTGGCTGTCGGCGGGGTGTTCCTCGGGCGCCTGCGGCCGGGAGGTCTTGCGCATCGTTTCTCCATCCTCATGGGGGCCGCGTGACGTTCCGTCAGCCTCACCGGGCTCGATCTAACCAGCTTCGAGCCGTTCGTCTTCGACGACGATCACGCTAGGTGAGTTCGGGGGCCTTCCGCTTCTCGATTCCTGATCCGTCTTCCCGGAGCAGGGGAGCGACGAGCTTCTCGCCCTCGGGCCACGGCCCGTGCGCTCCGGTGAGGTGTCCGACGAGACCGATGTCCGCGAATCCGGCGCCCCAGACCCCGGCGAAGTACCGGGCGCGGGCCGGGGTCATCCAGCGGTCGTTCGCGCTCGCGGCGACGACGGCGGGGAAGGGGAGGCGGAGGCGGGGGATCGGGGCGAACCCGGCCAGCGCGGGTTCGGGGTTCTCCTCGACGTCGGGCGGCGTGACGAACAGGGCGCCGCGCACTGGCCGGTCGCCCCCGGCCGCGAGCCAGTGCAGCACGGTCAGGCAGCCGAGACTGTGCGCCACCAGCACCGGAGGATCGGCCGCTTCCGCGATCGCCTCGTCCAGCCGGGCGACCCAGTCCTCGCGGACGGGTGAGTCCCAGTCGTCCTGGACGAACCTTTTCGAACCCGGGTAACGGTCGAGCCAGACGGACTGCCAGTCCCCGGGCTCGGGACCGAACCAGCCGTCGGCGAAGAGCAAGGTCATGGGCCCCAGTATTCAGACGCTCCAGCCCTCGCTCTTGGTCGCCTTCAGGTAGTCCTCGACCGGCGGCCCGACCGGCCTGCCCTCGTACTGCGTCGACAGCACCACCGACGACCTGATCTCGCCGTGTTTGCCCAGCCGTTCGAAGAGGCCTTCGAGATGTTCGAGCGATACGGCCCGCACCTTCAGCATGGTGCAGCGGTCTCCGCTGAGCCGGTGCAGTTCGACCACCTCGGGGTAGTCCTCCGACTTGCTGGTGCGCAGCAGACAGCTGCCCAGCGAGCAGCGCATCTCGACGAACGCCTGCAGGCCGTACCCGGCGCGGTGCGCGTCCACCTGGGCGCGATACCCGGTGATGACACCCGCCTCCTCCAGCCGCCGGACCCGTTCGGCGACGGCGGGCGCCGAGAGGTTCACGCGGCGGCCCAGTTCCTTGAACGAGAGCCGGCCGTCGGCCTGGAGTGTTTCGAGGAGCCGCCAGTCGAGGTCGTCCAGCGCCCTTTCCGATCGTAAGGTCATCGCGCCCGGATTCCTTCCATGATGCGCCTCGCACCCCCGCGAGGCCTTCGTCAGCCTATTCGCCGCGGCGCCGGGAATCCCTAGGTTTGAATCATGAAACCGATGTTCGCGCTCTTCATGGGCGTCGCCTGTCTCAGCACCGCGGTCGTCGGCCTGTCCACCACGGCCGCGTTGATCATGGTCGAGCACGCAGGCGCGGCGTGGAGCGGGTTGCCGAGCGCCGTGCTGGTACTCGGTTCCGCCATGGGTTCGCTGTCGTCGGGAGCGCTGGCCGCGCGGTTCGGGAGGCGCCTCGTCCTGGTGCTGCTGTACGGGGCCGCGGTGACGGGCGCGCTGGTCTCGTTCGCCGGTGTGCTCGGAGGATCCGTGCTCGCGCTGGTGGCGGGGATGCCCTTGATCGGCTTCGGCAACAGCGGGGCGCAGCTCTCCCGGTACACCGCGGCCGACCTGTCGCCCGAGCACCGCAAGGGTTTCGCACTGTCCACAATGGTCTGGGCGGGGACGGTCGGCGCGGTCGCGGGGCCCGCCCTGATCGCGCCCGCCGCGGCGAGGGCGGAAGCCGTCGATCTTCCCGCTTTGTCCGGTCCGATCGCGGCGGGTGCGATCGTCGTGGCCATCGCCGTGGTCGCCGTCGCCACCCTGCCGCGAGGCCTCGCCGTCCCGGCGGAGGGCGCACCCGAGCGGGAGCGGATGTCCGTGCGGAACCCCGCCGTCCTCGGGCCGCTCGTGGCGATGGTCGGCGCGCAGCTGGCGATGGTGGCGGTGATGACGATGACCCCGGTCCAGTTGCACGAGCACGGCCAAGGTCTCGACGTCGTCGGCTGGGTGCTGAGCGCCCATCTGGTCGGGATGTTCGCGCTGGCGCCGTTGTCCGGCTGGATCGCCGACCGCTGGGGCGGCCGCGCGGCCATCCTCGGCGGGATCGGGACGCTCACCGTCGCGGCGGTCACCGTGATCGGCGCCCCCGATTCGCATCACGTGGGAATCCCGGTCGCACTGTTCCTGCTGGGCTACGGCTGGAACCTGGTCTTCGTCGGCGGCAGCAGCATGCTCAGCCGCGATCTCCCGGCCGCCCAGCGGTCGAGGGCGCAGGGCACGGTCGACGCCTTCGTCTGGGGGACTTCGGCCGGGGCGAGCCTGCTCGCCGGGCAGCTGTTCGGCCTGGGTGGCTACGTCCTGGTCGGCGTCGCGGGGGGTCTGTGCGCCCTCGCCCCGCTCGCGGTGCTAGCCCGGCGGCCGGTCGTGCGGGAGCCCGGTGAAAAAGCCGGGCTCCGCTGATCTGCGAAAGCCCGGCGCAGCCGTCATACTGCTTCACTCCGACGCGAACGAACCCGTGATGACGCAGATCACGTGGGTGACCGATTCGGAGGGTCCTAGGGTGAAAGCACACAAGGTGCGGGAGATCGGGGGTGCACGATGAGCGAGTTCGCGGTGAATCTGCGGGACCGGGTACGGCAGGCGAGGGAGGACGTTCAGATCGCCAAGCAGGCCTCTGACGAGGACCGGGCCTCGGCCGTCGGCGCCGATCTGGCCAACCTGGAGCGACTGGCCGCCGAACACGGGGTCGACCTGCCGGAGCAGGCCTCGGGGGACAACCGGGCGTGACCCGGGTTCCAGGCCGGTGATCGGCCTTTGACACCCTGGGGCGTGTGACCGAAAGCCTGAACCGGATCCGCGCCTTCCTGGCGGATCGCGAGCCGCCGACGCCGTGCCTGGTCGTCGACACCGACCTGGTCGCGGAGCGTGCGGCCGCGGTCTCGGCGGCTTTCCCGGGTGCGCTGATCCGTTACGCGGTCAAGGCGAACCCGGCTCCCGAGGTACTCGACGCGGTGGCGTCGACCGGCGCAGGATTCGACGTGGCGGGTACGGCGGAGATCGAGCTGTGCCTGTCCCGGGGCGCGCGGCCGGCGGAACTGGCGTACGGCAACACGATCAAGAAACCGGCGGACATCGCCTTCGCCTATGCGCGCGGAGTCCGTGAATTCACCACGGACTCCGCCGGCGATCTGGCGAATCTGGCCGAGCACGCGCCCGGTTCGCTGGTCTCGGTCCGCCTGCTCACCGGCGGCCCGGACTCGGTCACGCCGTTCGGCCACAAGTTCGGCTGCGAACCGGCGGTGGCCGCGGCACTGCTCCGCCAGGCCGTGGAAGCCGGGCTGCGCCCGGGAATCGCGTTCCATGTCGGCTCGCAGCAGCCGGATCCGGCCGCCTGGGAGATCGGGATCGCGACCGCGGCCAAGGTCGCCGCCGAGGCCGGCGTCGTACTGGAGCGGTTGAACATCGGGGGCGGTTTCGCCACCGAGCACCGGGAGCCCGTGCCGTCGCTGACGGACTACGCGGCGGCGATCCACGCCGCCCTCCGCGAGCATCTCCCGGAGCCGGAACTGCTGCTGGAGCCGGGCCGGGTGATCGTCGCCGACGCCGGGCTGATCAGGACCGAAGTCGTCCTCGTGACCACTCGCGCGGCCGCCGACGAACGCCGCTGGGTCTATCTCGACGTCGGCAGGTACAACGGAATGGCGGAGTGCGAGAACGAAGCCGTCGCGTATCGGCTGGAGCCCGTCGGCGTCAAGGGACCGCAAGGACCGGTGGTCCTCGCGGGGCCGACCTGCGATGGTGACGACGTGTTGTACCAGCGGACGCCGTGCGCGCTGCCGAGGTCGTTGAAGGCGGGCGACCGGCTGGACATCCCGGGCACCGGGGCGTACACCGCCAGCTATTCTTCCGTCGCTTTCAACGGAATCGAGCCGTTGCGCACCTATTGTGTGGGGAGGTTCGCCGATGCCGGCTGAAGAACCACTCGTCGGCCGGTTCGCCGGCCGCCACGTACTCGCGGAGTTCGAGGGGATCGAGCCGTCGTTGCTCGACGACGCCGTACTCCTCAAGAAGACCCTCGCCGAAGCGGTGACCGAGGCGGGGGCGACGGTCTGCGAGGTCGTGTCGCATTCCTTCGCCCCGCAAGGGGTCACGGTGCTCGCGCTGCTGGCCGAATCACACGCGTCGGTGCACACCTATCCGGAGATCGGCTCGGTGTTCGTCGACGTGTTCACCTGCGGGGACCGGGCGGATCCGGAGCGCGCGGTCGCGCTGCTGGCGAAGATGCTGGGCGCCGGCACCGTCCGGATGTCCACTGTGGAACGAGGAGAGAACTGATGGCGCAGCGAGTGATCGTCGAGCCGATGGGCGCGGGGCTCACCCGGAACTGGGACGTCGAGGAGGTCCTGTTCGAGGGCCGCACCGCGTTCCAGAACGTCCTCATCGGACGGACCGCGCAGGGGGTCTCGCTCTTCTGCGACGACGAACGGCAAAGCACCGAGCTGAGCCAGCTCGTCTACCACGAGGCGCTGATGGTGCCGACGCTGCTGCTCGCCGAACGTGTCGAGCGGGTGCTGATCATCGGGTCCAGCGAAGGAGTCGCGTCCCAGCTCGCCGTCGCGGCCGGGGCGGAGGTGGTCGACCACGTCGACATCGACGCCGAAGCGGTGCGTGTCTGCGCCGAGCATCTTCCGTACGGCTACACCCTCGACGATCTCGCCCGTGCCGAACGCGGGGAGGGGAAGGTCCGTGTCCACTACCGCGACGGCTGGGAGTTCCTCGCCGAAGCCCGGGAGCGCGGCGACTCCTACGACGTGGTCGTGATCGACCTGCCGGACGAGAACGACGATCCGGCGGCGCAGCACAACCGCCTGTACGGAACCGACTTCCTGGCGAGGTGCACGGCGCTGCTCACCGACGGTGGCGTGGTCGGCTGTCAGGCCGGCTGCCCGACGCTGTGGCGCAACCAGACGCTGAGCACGGCGTGGCGCCGGTTCACCGAGTCGTTCGGGACCGTGCTCTACTACGGTTCGGACGAGCATGAGTGGGCCTTCCTGACCGGCAGGGCCGACGCGCTCGCCGATCCCGGCGCCCTCGTCGCGGAAAGGATCGGCAAGGCGGGGATCGGGGAGTCTACTTTGGACGAAGACGCGCTGAAGGCGAACACGGTGCCGCCGTTTTCCTTGCGGAGCCACTGAGAACCCGGCGAGCGTTTCCCCGCCGGGATCGCCGGTCGTCGCTGTGCGTGGCGCTCGGTCACAGGATCCTCCATCTGGTCGTTGCCGGGTGTCGCGGTGCGGGCCAGAATTCCTCTAGTGGGTAGCTGGGACACGGAAATCGCCGCCAGAGCGGACAGAGAGCCCGCGGTCTGTGCCGCGTTCGCGAGTTTGACCGCGAGCGTCACGGAAGATCTCGGGCCGGACCGGGTCGTGGACACCCTGTCCAGCGAATGCTCACGACTGCTGCCGATCGATTCCACCGAGGTCTTCCTGCCAGGTCTGAAACTGCAACGCCCTCCCGCGGTGGCGGAGGAAGGGCCCGCGCTCGAATCCTTCGAAACCGGGAAGGACATCGCCGTACACGACCTCTCCGCCGAGGTCTCGCGCTGGCCGGGTTACGTCGCCAGGATGGCAGGGCAAGGCTTCGCCGCGGTTTCCGCGCTTCCGTTGCGGGCGATGGATGAAACCGTCGGTTCGATCGCCTTCCTCAGCGCCGAAACCGTCGTGCTGAGCGTCGAGGACCACCGGCTGGGCCGTGCGCTCGCCGACGTCGCCACGCTGTGCCTTCTGCAGCAGCGGGAATTGCGGCATTACCGGACGCTGTCGGAACAGTTGCAGAAGGCGCTCGACAGCAGGGTCGTCATCGAGCAGGCGAAGGGTATGCTCGCCGAACGCGCCGGTATCGACCTCGGCACCGCATTCCACCGCATGCGTTCCTTCGCCCGCGGTTCGAACAAGAAGCTGGCGGACGTCGCACGCGGCGTCGTCGAAGGAACACTGGACACCCGGAAACTTCTCCGGCCGCGAAACCGGTGACCACTGTCGAAAGGGCCGTTGGTCACCGGAACCGATGACTTGTCCCCGGCAACGCGCGACCGTGCGGCCCTAGGGCGCGAGGACGAAATGGGAAAGGCTTCACCCAGAATGAAAGGTGCGGTGAAGTCATGGCGTTGTTGGGAACCCTGCTCGGGCGGAGCCGGTCGGTACGGCCGAGCCTGCTTCCGTTGCTGGATCTGAGTGCGGCGGTATTGGCACTGCGCTCCGGTCACGGGCTCGCGCCCACCGGATCGGGGACGGTCTGCTTCGTCGCGGAGGGACGTCCCGGCACGGAGACGGAGGCGGAGATCATCGCCGGCCTCGCCGGGGATTCCGCCCGCCGCAACCTGGTCACCAATGACGCGCACGGGCGGACGATCGTCCGGTGCTGGCGCGAGAACGGGGACCTCGGCTGGTTGCTCGACGATCTCGTCGACGTCAACGAGAGGCTGGCTCAGGCCGGGTTCGCGTCGTGGCTGCTGCACACGGCGGTCGACTTCGCCGAGGTGCGGGACATGCGTCACCCGAGGCTGACGATGGTCTACCGGCGCGAACGCGGCACCTTCTACCCGTACGCGCCGCGCGGGACCCGCGGCCGGGACAGGGCGATGGAGCTGAAGATCCGCTCGTCGCTGACCCGGATCGTGCCGATGGAGTCCGACATCGGCCGGTGGCGCCCGGTATGACCGACGGAACTCGCGTGCTTGGAGCCGTCACACGCGTGATGGGAGCCGGAACTCTCGAGTTCCGGCTCCCATCACGCGAGTTCCGCCCTCAATCACGCGAGTGACGGGTCAGCCGGGTACGCCGCTGAGCCAGCCGCGCAGCCGCTGGACGCGCCGGTCCCGCGGGCTCCATCGCGGGAAGCGGCGTCGCGACCGGGTGGCGAGGGCCGCGCCGTCGAGATGCCGGATGGCGGTCAGGACGTCGTCGAGCAGTGAGCCGTGCGTCTCCGGTTTCGCCACGACCCTCGGCAGCCGCTCGAGTTCGGGGGCGAGCGGCACCCGGCGGGCCGAGGCGTGCGTGCCGGGACGGCGGCGGGTCTCGCAGATTCTCGTGGTCACGTCCCGGTCACCCTCTCCCCGCGGTCACGCCCGTCGAATTCGTCCCCTACGACGATGAGGTACCGAGTGCCGTTCCGGTCAGCGCCGAAGGTTGTGCCATCGAGGGCACAAAGACCCCACTCGGTCGCCGGACGGGTACGGCGGGTCACGGGTTGGCGTCGAAAGGACGGCCGTGACGGCGGCGGTGGGACAATGCGCCGGCGCGCCGATCGCGAATCCGCACGCGGGTGAATACGGCCGTGGGCAGGATTGATTTCCGGGAATCTGCCGGACAATGGTCCGGCGAGACCACGATCGACGGAGAAGGTGCATGCCGAACCCGAACTCCCCGCAGCCCATGCCCCCGGCCGCGGCCCCGATCCGGGTGCTGCTCGTCGAGGACCACAAAATGGTGGCCGAAGCCCTCGGCGCGGCCTTCGAGGAGTTCCCGGAGATCGACCTGGTGGCGTCGGTGGAGTCCCTGGCGCACGGGATGGTCGCGGCGGAGGAACATCGGCCCGACATCGTGCTCCTCGACCGGCGGCTCCCGGACGGCGACGGGATCGAGGCGATCGCCGGGTTCCGCGCGGTCTCGCCGTCGAGCCGGGTGCTGGTGCTGACCGGCGACGCGAACAGTGCGATCGTCGCCAGGATCCTGGAGGTCGGCGGGGCCGGGCTGCTGCTGAAATCCGGTCTCCTCGACGAGCTGATCACCGCGATCAGGACCATCGCGGCGGGCGACATGGTCATCGACCCGGAGTTGCTCAGTGGCGCGCTGGCCATGCTGGGCGGCGGTTCGGGCCGGATCGGCCCGGTGCTGACCCTGCGGGAACGGCAGGTGCTGGGGTTGATCGCCGAAGGCGCCGGGACCGACCGGATCGCCGAAGAACTGCGACTGGCGCGGAATACCGTGCGGAATCACGTGCAGCGGATCCTGGTGAAGACCGGGACCCATTCGAAACTCGAAGCAGTGGTGCACGCACGTAAGAATGGCCTCCTCGAACGGCCGTAGCGGGGAGACGTATCCGAGTGCCAAGCTGCACTATGGCCATGCTGCCATCGGAACAGACGCCTGATCACCGCAGCGCTGTGCTCTTCGAGTTGTTCATGCACAGCGTGGCCGACTACGCCATTTACCTGCTGGACGCCGACGGACGGGTGATCAGCTGGAACCCGGGGGCGGAACGGATCAAGGGGTACTCCCAGGACGAGATCCTCGGCCGTCATTTCTCCGTTTTCTACACCGAGGCCGACGTCGCCGACGGCAAACCCGCGGCGGAACTGCTGGTCGCCGCGGAGATGGGGAGCCACGAGGACGAGGGCTGGCGGGTCCGCCGTGACGGGTCGCGGTTCTGGGCCAACACCGTGATCACCGCGTTGCGGGACGAACAGGGCGGCCTCGTCGGTTTCGGAAAGGTCACCCGTGATCTCACCGAACGCCGGAAAACACTGGAGGAAAGGACCGAACGGCGACAGGCCTTCGCGCATTTGGTCCGCGCACAGGAAACAGAACGTCGCCGTATCGCGTGGGATGTTCACGACGATTCCATTCAGTCGATGATCGCGGTGAGCATGCGGTTGCAGATGCTCGCCGCACAACGGCGTGATCCGGCTTTGATGCAACTCGACGAAGCGATTCAAGGGGCGATCCGACGATTGCGGATCCTCGTCGCGCAATTGCGCCCGCCCGCGCTGAACGACGAGGATCTGGTCGCTTCCGTCCGCGACTATCTCGACGAGGTCGTCGCCGGCTGGGGGCTCGACTGCACCCTGCGGCACGATCTCGCCGTCACACCGCCGCCCGACCTCGTCGTCACCGCCTTCCGGATTCTTCAGGAGGCGTTGGTGAACGTGCGTAAACACGCGAACGCCCGCACCGTCGTGGTCTCGCTGACGGGACGGGACGGCGGTCTGCTGGTGAAGATCGCCGACGACGGCGACGGGCTGAAACCGGACGGCGAGAACGCGCACGAGACCTTGTCGGGCGAGCACATCGGAATGGCGTCGATGCGTGAACGTGCGGAAGCGGCGCAAGGCTGGTTCCGGATCTCCAGCAGGCCGGGCGAAGGTACTTCGGTGACCTTCTGGATTCCGCTGGGCCCTCCCGGACCCGCGCGGACATGAACGAAGGAGGCACCTCGATGCCGGAACCGGGAAGCAAGCGCGGAACGAGAGAAGCGGTCCGGGTGGGCGGGGCGATCGACGACCAAGGCCTGCAGCGGCTGCTGGAGGGGCTGAAAGCCGTTCGCGACGGCGATTTCAGCACCCGGCTGCCCCAGGTGGACGACGTCCTGATGGACGAGATGGCGGTCGTCTTCAACGGGATGGTCGATCAACTGGCGCTGTTCACCTCCGAGGTCACCCGGGTCGCGCGCGAGGTGGGGACCGACGGGAAGCTCGGTGGCCAGGCGGCGGTGCCCTCGGTTTCGGGGACCTGGAAGGACCTCACCGATTCGGTGAACGCGATGGCGGGCAACCTCACGGGCCAAGTTCGTGACATCGCCGAGGTCGCGACCGCGGTGGCGAAGGGTGACCTTTCGCAGAAGATCACCGTCGACGTCAAAGGCGAGATGCTCGAGCTGAAGAACACGATCAACACGATGGTGGATCAGTTGTCGTCGTTCGCCGACGAGGTCACGCGGGTCGCGCGCGAGGTCGGCAGCGAGGGGCGGCTGGGCGGTCAGGCGGAAGTTCCCGGGGTCGCCGGCACGTGGCGGGATCTGACGACGTCGGTGAACTTCATGGCGGGGAACCTGACCGATCAGGTGCGGTCCATCGCCGAGGTCACCACCGCGGTCGCGAAGGGTGACTTGTCGCAGAAGATCACGGTCGACGCGCGGGGCGAGATCCTGGAGTTGAAGAACACGATCAACACGATGGTGGATCAGTTGTCGTCGTTCGCCGACGAGGTCACTCGTGTCGCCCGTGAGGTGGGTACGGAGGGGCGGCTGGGTGGTCAGGCGGACGTCAAGGGTGTCTCGGGCACTTGGAAGGGCCTGACCGAGTCCGTGAACGTCATGGCCGACAACCTCACGGATCAGGTGCGGTCCATCGCCGAGGTCACCACCGCGGTCGCGAAGGGCGACCTCTCGCAGAAGATCCGCGTCGACGCGAGGGGCGAGATCCTGGAGCTCAAGGACACCATCAACACGATGGTCGGCCAGTTGTCGTCGTTCGCCGACGAGGTCACTCGTGTCGCCCGTGAGGTGGGTACGGAGGGGCGGCTGGGTGGTCAGGCGGACGTCAAGGGTGTGTCGGGTACCTGGAAGGGCCTGACCGAGTCGGTCAACGTCATGGCCGACAACCTCACGGATCAGGTGCGGTCCATCGCCCAGGTGGCGACCGCGGTGGCGAGGGGCGACCTGTCCCAGAAGATCACCGTCGAGGCCAAGGGCGAGGTCGCCGCGCTCGCGCAGACGATCAACACGATGGTCGACACGCTGTCGGCCTTCGCGGACGAGGTCACCCGCGTGGCGCGGGAGGTCGGCACCGAGGGCATCCTCGGCGGGCAGGCCAGGGTGCCGAACGTCGCCGGGACCTGGAAGGACCTCACCGACAACGTCAACTCGATGGCGAACAACCTCACCGGCCAGGTGCGGAACATCGCCCAGGTGACCACCGCGGTCGCGCAGGGAGACCTCTCCCGCAAGATCGACGTCGACGCGCGGGGCGAGATCCTGGAGCTCAAGACCACCATCAACACGATGGTCGACCAGCTTTCCGCGTTCGCCGCCGAGGTCACGCGCGTCGCCCGTGAGGTCGGCAGCGAGGGACGGCTCGGCGGCCAGGCCGAGGTCGAAGGCGTTTCGGGTACCTGGAAGCGGCTGACGGAGAACGTCAACGAGCTCGCCGGGAACCTGACCAGGCAGGTCAGGGCGATCGCCGAGGTGACCAGCGCGGTGGCGACCGGCGACCTCACGCGCTCGATCTCCGTCGAGGCGCAGGGCGAGGTCGCGGAGCTGAAGGACAACATCAACGCGATGGTCCAGTCGCTGCGCGAGACCACGCGGGCGAACGAGGAACAGGACTGGCTCAACACCAACCTGGCCCGGATCTCCGGCCTGATGCAGGGGCACCGGGACCTGCGGGTGGTGGCCACGCTCATCATGAACGAGCTGACCCCGCTGGTCGGCGCCCAGCACGGCACGTTGTTCCTCACCGAACCGGGGGAGAGCGGCACCCGGCTGCGGCTGATCACCAGCTACGGGCACAGCGAGGCCCCGGACGCGCCCTCGGATTTCGCGATGGGGCAGTCGCTGATCGGGCAGGCCGCGCAGACCAAGAAACCGATCGTGGTCGACCGGACGCCACCGGGCTTCGTGAAGATCTCGTCGAGTCTCGGCTCGGCCCCGCCGGTCACCCTGATCGTGCTGCCGATCGTCTTCGAGGACCAGGTGCTCGGCGTCATCGAACTGGCGTCGTTCGGCGAGTTCACCGCCGTCCGCAAGGACTTCCTCGAACAGCTGATGGAGACCATCGGGGTCAACGTCAACACGATCATCGCCAACGCGCGGACCGACTCGCTGCTGGAGGAGTCCCAGCGGCTCGCCGAAGAACTGCAGGCCCGCTCCGAGGAGCTTCAAGCGCAGCAGGCGAAACTGCAGGTGTCCAACGCGGAACTGGAGGAGAAGGCCGAACTGCTCGCCCGGCAGAACCGCGACATCGAGGTGAAGAACTTCGAAATCGAGCAGGCGCGCCAGGAGATCGAGGAACGCGCGCAGCAGCTCGCGCTGGCGTCGAAGTACAAGTCGGAGTTCCTGGCCAACATGTCGCACGAACTCCGGACCCCGTTGACCAGCCTGCTGATCCTCGCCGGGGTGCTCTCGCAGAACTCGACCCAGAACCTGACGCCCAAACAGGTCGAGTTCGCGAAGGTGATCCAGTCCGCGGGCACCGACCTGCTGCAGCTGATCAACGACATCCTCGACCTGTCGAAGGTCGAGGCGGGCAAGATGGACATCCACCACGAGCCGTTCCCGCTGCGCCAGCTGCTCGACTACGTCGGCACGACCTTCCGGCCGCTGACCGCCGAGAAGGGACTCGACTTCCAGGTCACCGTCGAACCCAACGTGCCGGAGCTGCTGTTCACCGACGAGCAGCGGTTGCGGCAGGTGCTGCGGAACCTGCTGTCGAACGCGGTCAAGTTCACCGAGGACGGCAGCGTCGAGCTCCGGGTCAAGCTGGTCGACACCATCGTTTCGCCGTCAGGCGGCCCCTCGCACGAGTCCCTGGTGGCCTTCAGCGTCACCGACACCGGGATCGGGATCGCCGAGGAGAACCTCGATTCGATCTTCGGCGCCTTCCAGCAGGCCGACGGCACCACCAGCCGCAAGTACGGCGGCACCGGGCTCGGCCTGTCGATCAGCCGCGAGGTCGCCTACCTGCTCGGCGGCGAGATCCGGGCGGACAGTGTCCTGGGGACCGGCAGCACGTTCACCCTCTACCTGCCGGTCGCCAGGTTCACCGCGCCCGTGAGCCTCGACGAGTCCACTGTGGACAACGCCGCCGCGGAACGACGGGTGCTGGTGGTGGAGAGCGAGCAGAACAGCCTGCTGACCCTGCTCGCCCGTGGGGTCGCGGCCGACATCGCGGACAGCCACGGCTCGGTCCAGGTCCGGGCCGTGTCGGATCCGGCGGAGGCGTTCGAGGAACTGAAACGCGACAGTTACCGCTGCGTCGTACTCGACACCAGCATCCCCGGGACGAGCGCCTTGACGTTCCTCAAACGGCTCGTCGACGGTCCGGATCCGGTCGAAGTCCCGGTGCTGGCCTACGCGACCCGCAAGCTCAGCGCCGCGCAGGACCGCTTGCTGCACGGGCACGCGCGGGTGCATCCCGTCGAACTCCTGCCCTCGCTGGACATGCTGCGGGAGCGGATCATGCTGCACATCTCGGCCAGTGAACTCGAAGGCATCCTGCCGCTGATGCGCCAGCCCGAGGTGAGCCTGGTGGAGACCGTGCCCGCCTTGGACCAGCCGTCCGATCCGCCCGCCGGGCCGGCGAGGCTCCAGGGACGCAAGGTCCTGCTCGTCGACGACGACGCCCGCAACGTGTACGCGATCTCGGGAATGCTCGAACTGCACGGACTTTCGGTCGTACACGCGCCCAACGGCCGCAAGGGCATCGAGGAACTGCTGTCCGACGACGGGATCGACCTGATCCTGATGGACGTGATGATGCCGGAGATGGACGGCCACGCGACGACGGCGGCGATCCGCGAGATGCCGAAGTTCGCCGGCCTGCCGATCATCACCGTCACCGCGAAGGCGATGGAAGGGGACCGCGAGAAGAGCCT carries:
- a CDS encoding RBBP9/YdeN family alpha/beta hydrolase, which translates into the protein MTLLFADGWFGPEPGDWQSVWLDRYPGSKRFVQDDWDSPVREDWVARLDEAIAEAADPPVLVAHSLGCLTVLHWLAAGGDRPVRGALFVTPPDVEENPEPALAGFAPIPRLRLPFPAVVAASANDRWMTPARARYFAGVWGAGFADIGLVGHLTGAHGPWPEGEKLVAPLLREDGSGIEKRKAPELT
- a CDS encoding Lrp/AsnC family transcriptional regulator, whose translation is MTLRSERALDDLDWRLLETLQADGRLSFKELGRRVNLSAPAVAERVRRLEEAGVITGYRAQVDAHRAGYGLQAFVEMRCSLGSCLLRTSKSEDYPEVVELHRLSGDRCTMLKVRAVSLEHLEGLFERLGKHGEIRSSVVLSTQYEGRPVGPPVEDYLKATKSEGWSV
- a CDS encoding MFS transporter; protein product: MKPMFALFMGVACLSTAVVGLSTTAALIMVEHAGAAWSGLPSAVLVLGSAMGSLSSGALAARFGRRLVLVLLYGAAVTGALVSFAGVLGGSVLALVAGMPLIGFGNSGAQLSRYTAADLSPEHRKGFALSTMVWAGTVGAVAGPALIAPAAARAEAVDLPALSGPIAAGAIVVAIAVVAVATLPRGLAVPAEGAPERERMSVRNPAVLGPLVAMVGAQLAMVAVMTMTPVQLHEHGQGLDVVGWVLSAHLVGMFALAPLSGWIADRWGGRAAILGGIGTLTVAAVTVIGAPDSHHVGIPVALFLLGYGWNLVFVGGSSMLSRDLPAAQRSRAQGTVDAFVWGTSAGASLLAGQLFGLGGYVLVGVAGGLCALAPLAVLARRPVVREPGEKAGLR
- a CDS encoding type III PLP-dependent enzyme; amino-acid sequence: MTESLNRIRAFLADREPPTPCLVVDTDLVAERAAAVSAAFPGALIRYAVKANPAPEVLDAVASTGAGFDVAGTAEIELCLSRGARPAELAYGNTIKKPADIAFAYARGVREFTTDSAGDLANLAEHAPGSLVSVRLLTGGPDSVTPFGHKFGCEPAVAAALLRQAVEAGLRPGIAFHVGSQQPDPAAWEIGIATAAKVAAEAGVVLERLNIGGGFATEHREPVPSLTDYAAAIHAALREHLPEPELLLEPGRVIVADAGLIRTEVVLVTTRAAADERRWVYLDVGRYNGMAECENEAVAYRLEPVGVKGPQGPVVLAGPTCDGDDVLYQRTPCALPRSLKAGDRLDIPGTGAYTASYSSVAFNGIEPLRTYCVGRFADAG
- the speD gene encoding adenosylmethionine decarboxylase — protein: MPAEEPLVGRFAGRHVLAEFEGIEPSLLDDAVLLKKTLAEAVTEAGATVCEVVSHSFAPQGVTVLALLAESHASVHTYPEIGSVFVDVFTCGDRADPERAVALLAKMLGAGTVRMSTVERGEN
- a CDS encoding spermidine synthase; this translates as MAQRVIVEPMGAGLTRNWDVEEVLFEGRTAFQNVLIGRTAQGVSLFCDDERQSTELSQLVYHEALMVPTLLLAERVERVLIIGSSEGVASQLAVAAGAEVVDHVDIDAEAVRVCAEHLPYGYTLDDLARAERGEGKVRVHYRDGWEFLAEARERGDSYDVVVIDLPDENDDPAAQHNRLYGTDFLARCTALLTDGGVVGCQAGCPTLWRNQTLSTAWRRFTESFGTVLYYGSDEHEWAFLTGRADALADPGALVAERIGKAGIGESTLDEDALKANTVPPFSLRSH
- a CDS encoding GAF and ANTAR domain-containing protein — protein: MGSWDTEIAARADREPAVCAAFASLTASVTEDLGPDRVVDTLSSECSRLLPIDSTEVFLPGLKLQRPPAVAEEGPALESFETGKDIAVHDLSAEVSRWPGYVARMAGQGFAAVSALPLRAMDETVGSIAFLSAETVVLSVEDHRLGRALADVATLCLLQQRELRHYRTLSEQLQKALDSRVVIEQAKGMLAERAGIDLGTAFHRMRSFARGSNKKLADVARGVVEGTLDTRKLLRPRNR